TCACTTGTACCAAGGCAGCTTCTGCAAGATACATGACACTGAATGGTATGCAGATACACGAATACAATGCATCTACTACTCCTGTTCGTCCGTTCAATTTATTTGCTGAATCGATCTTGGACAGCAGCAAAGTAAAATTAACATGGAGCGACAGAAGTGATAGTGAATCAGGATTCCAGGTTTACCGTGCTACTGCACCTGCCGGTCCTTATACGTTGGTAACAACTACCGGTCAGAATGCTACTACCTATACAGTAACAGGATTAGCATCTAACACGAGATACTACTTTAAAGTAAGAGCTATGAACGGCGCTATCGCCAGTAACTATTCAAATATTGCTACTAAGATCTTGTCGAACAAAACAGTGTTGATCAACCTGAACTTTAATGCAGCACAAAACCAGGCAGCTCCATGGAACAATACCAACGGTCCATCTACCGAAGGGGCAACGTTCAGCAATTTATTAGATAATACCGGCTTGAACAGCGGTGTTGAAATGATCATTACCAAAGAATTGAATGGTGCAGGCTTTGCCGGTTCTACTTCAACAACAGGTGTATTGCCTGCAAACGTAATGACCAGCAATTACTGGACAGATGCCGGACAAACATCTGAAGTTAAATTCGACAACTTAGACGTTCGTAAAAAATATCGTATCGGTATTTTCGGTAGTGCGATCAACTACGGATACTTCTTTGGTAACTATAGCTGCAATGGTAAAAAGGTTCAGTTGAACAGCTATAACAACAGTACTAAAATTGTTTACCTGGATAACTTAACACCAAGTGCAGACGGTGAATTGTATGTTGATATCAATACAGAAGCCGGTTATCCATATACATTTACCAGTGCGTTCATGATCGAATCGTATGATGATGCATCAACGTTTGTTCCTGTAGTGTTGAACAGGGCGGCTGTTCCGGTGGCTGATGTAAATGCAGCTATTGAAAGAGCTACTGTGGATGCGAATGTATATCCAACATTGTTCACCAATAAATTAACAGTAGAATTGAACGATGCTACTGCAGGCAAAGCCGCAATATCATTGTTCGATATAAATGGTAGATTGGTTTACCAGGGTACTATTGTTAAAGGAACCGGAAAACAAGTTTCTGATATTATATTGCCGAATGCGTCTGCTTTAAGAATTGGTAATTACATTATCAATGTTAAATTAGAAAACAAGCTAAGCAAGTCATTAGTGTTAATGAAAGTAAACTAGAAAAACCGTATATTATAAGAGAGGGTTGGCAGTAATAGCCAACCCTTTTTTATTATAAAGTATTTAAGGTTAAAACAAATCCATCTACATCAATACAGGCTTATAGGCTTTGCATAGGTTTGTTGTCGTAGAAACATTACTACACATAGTGTTGGGCTTCTCTTACTTTATCATCTTGCGGGCAGCGCTATCTTGCACTCACAAATTATAACTGAACCCACAAAGATATTATACCCGAAAGCCTATAGACCCTTACTGCCCATTAAGTTTTTGATCTGTTCTTTATAAAACATAACCTCCTCTGTTTTAGAAGAAAAAATTAAAGCAGCTTCTATAAAGAAGCTGTTTTTTTATGCACTTATCCGGAGAGCCTTTAAAATATACGCTTCATTTTTCCTTCACAGCGGGCTGCATAACGGATGACTTTCTTTAAAAGAATCTTGTTGATATAAAATAAGAAATCCATCATGGCTATTTTATCAGGTTATAAAATCAAGTAAACTGCATTAGTAATCTTATTGTAAACGTTTAAATTTTTAATTATGGCTCTGGACAATTTGATCAGTATTGAAATTACTGATGAACAAATGAAAACGATCAACGATGCATTAACTATTATTGAAGATGCGTTGGCTGCTCAATTAGTAAACCTTACTCCTAAGCAACGACAATCGCATGCAAGGGTTCGGTATGAAATGGAAATATGGGTACAAAAGGCAAATAGTTATATGGACAATAATCCGCCGCTCGTTCCTAACTATATTGATATAGACGAAAACCGTAAAGATCTCTCCGCACACACCAAGCTCAATCCATTCATTGATCGAATAGAAAAGCTGTTACAAAGTGTTTTAGATACCAATCTTTTATTGGGCACAGATCTGTATAATAATGCCATGAGTTTTTATCGCAGTTTAAAAATGGCAGCCCGTTCCAATGCCACCTGTAACAATGGTAGATGCGATACATCAATAATAGTATTGAACGCACCAATGCCTACGCCGGATACTGTTACAGTTAAAGCAAGCTGTCCGAATTGTGCGGTAAATGTATGTGCAGTGGTAAATGATGTAGATACAACAGGCGGCGCTACCTATGATACCTGTGGTATACCAACAGGTTATTCTGCCAGCAGCATAAGCGAAAGCGGTTGCATGACCTTTACTCCGGATGGAACAGTAACCAGCACACAAACTACCTGTATCATTACCTGTAACAATGGAAGGTGTGACACCTCTATAGTGATCTTACTTCGACCAAAAGATAATGTAATGCCGATAACATTTACATTAGTAAAAGCAATCCCTGAGCAAAACAATATGGTTACTGTACAATGGAATGTTGAGAACCAGGTAAACATATCAAGCTATGTAATAGAGAAAAGTACTGATGGTATTCATTATAATAATGTAGCTAGAATTACAGCAACTGAAACAAACACTTATACCTGGAAAGATAATAATGCAAGCGGTAATAACTATTATCGTATTATATCAGTAGAGGTTAATGGTAGAAAAGAATATAGCAATATAGTGAAAGCATCTTTATCCAAAAATGAGTATATAAAAGTGTTAGATAGAATACAGGCAAATGGTACTATGCAATTGAAATTTAATAGCATGGCTCCGGGCAACTACCGGGTTATCTTATTCAATGATATAGGTCAGTTATTTTCTCAGAGGGAAATTAGCTTTGGAGGAGGTACTGCGATAGTTCAAATACAATTAAATACAATTTTAACAAAAGGGATTTACATGCTAAAAATTCAACAACCTAATGGAAAAATTACGACAGAAAAGATCAGGAATTAAAGAATGAGCAAATAATAAGTAAGATAAGAAGCCGCTTTTTTAAAAGTCGGCTTCTTATTTTATACTTGTACAAATATTAAATTCATTACTTGTTTTTCCTTTTCAGGTATTCTTCGAACTCATTTAGTCCAAAGCTGCTCAAATTATTTTCTTTTGTCACCATTGCTTTTTGTGCAGCCAATACTCCGTACTTAATATCA
The Ferruginibacter albus DNA segment above includes these coding regions:
- a CDS encoding T9SS type A sorting domain-containing protein; this encodes MALDNLISIEITDEQMKTINDALTIIEDALAAQLVNLTPKQRQSHARVRYEMEIWVQKANSYMDNNPPLVPNYIDIDENRKDLSAHTKLNPFIDRIEKLLQSVLDTNLLLGTDLYNNAMSFYRSLKMAARSNATCNNGRCDTSIIVLNAPMPTPDTVTVKASCPNCAVNVCAVVNDVDTTGGATYDTCGIPTGYSASSISESGCMTFTPDGTVTSTQTTCIITCNNGRCDTSIVILLRPKDNVMPITFTLVKAIPEQNNMVTVQWNVENQVNISSYVIEKSTDGIHYNNVARITATETNTYTWKDNNASGNNYYRIISVEVNGRKEYSNIVKASLSKNEYIKVLDRIQANGTMQLKFNSMAPGNYRVILFNDIGQLFSQREISFGGGTAIVQIQLNTILTKGIYMLKIQQPNGKITTEKIRN